The stretch of DNA GGGCGCTGTAAGAGTGCCTCGAGTGACCATACTGCTATCTGAGGACGAGTGGGAGAGGTTCGTCACAAAACCGAGTATCGGTGACTTTTTCGAAGTTGTTATAACTAATGAAAAGATAGAGCTTAGGAAGGAGAGCTAGGGGGGACTCAACTTTAGGTACTTAAGAGGGATCTCCTGGTACTTGCCGTCGGGGGTCCACCTTACTATAATTACTGGTAGTACATGGGCCTCCAGCTCCTTCTCAGCAATTTTCAGTGAGTCTAAGTTTTCCAAATCTTCTATAGGAATTAAGACGGGCGCGCCGAGAGAGATCTGCAGTGCTCTAATGCCTATAATTCGCGCTTTCTCGAAACGTGTCAGCCATGGTGGACCGATCTTTACCTGAAACTGCTTTTGTTGAAGCTTATTATCATCAGACATAAACGAGTTAAGCAAGAGAAACAATATTTAAATTTTTTTAGAAAGAAAAGGGGTCTCTTAGTCGAATTCCGACTCTCCCTTATGCTCGGATTCTTTCTCTTTGCCCTTTTCTTTGCTCTTAGGAGGCTGTGCGGCGATGATATCGTCGATTCTAAGTATCATTATCGCCGCTTCGGTTGCGGATTTAAGCACCTGCTTCTTGACGTTAGCCGGTTCGAGCACTCCGGCATTGAACATGTTTTCTATTTTCCCTGTGTAGGCGTTGATCCCTGCCCACTTCTCGCCCTTTGCGTGTAGGCGCTTAAGGTCGGCTAACACATCTATCGGCTCCACACCCGAGTTCTGCGCAAGTATCGCCACGAAGTTCTCGAGGGCTTCAGCGTACTTCAGCACGGCTAGCTGCTCTTTGCTTGGCAGGGTTCTGGCAAAGTCTCTGAGCCTCATGGCGAGCTCGATTTCCACGGCACCTCCTCCAGCCACCACTTTCGGCTCCTGTATGACGTTCCTCACAACGCTAAGAGCGTCGTGTATTGCCCTCTCAGCCTCGTCCACGATGTGCTCTGCGCCGCCTCTGACGAGGATTGTGACGCTCTTGGGGTTGGGGCAGCCCTCGACGAAGACCATCTTCTCGTCCGCCACCTTCCTCTCCTCCACGAGCTTCGCGGTGCCCAGGGCCTCGGGCGTGATGTCCTCAACCCTAGTCAGGATCCTCGCCCCAGTAGCCCTAGCAAGCTTCTCCATATCACTCTTCTTCACACGCCTAACAGCCAGAATCCCAGCCTTAGCCAAGTAGTACTGCGCAACATCATCAATACCCTTCTGGCAGAAAACCACATTAGCACCACTCTCCTTGATCTTCTCCACCTTCTTTC from Infirmifilum sp. NZ encodes:
- a CDS encoding DNA-directed RNA polymerase subunit K, encoding MSDDNKLQQKQFQVKIGPPWLTRFEKARIIGIRALQISLGAPVLIPIEDLENLDSLKIAEKELEAHVLPVIIVRWTPDGKYQEIPLKYLKLSPP